ACTCCAAACTCTCCATCCAAACTATTAACAGAATTGCTTATTTTCAGTACCTCTAAGCCATTCAAAATGGCATTCATATCACCCGTTTCGACGTTCGCCGGACCAATTTGAACCGTCAATCCCCCTACCATCAAGGAAGCATTAACCACAACATCCTTGTAGTATGCAGTAGCCAAACTCCCTAGCTTGTGTGACAAATCCAAGTTGGTTATAGCAGGCTTCCCATTTACATAAACATTGAAATACAGATTATTGAGTGCTTTGCTTACAATGTCACAGAAATGGAAGCGAATTAGATACCCAAATGAAGGATCTGCCTCCAATTTCCATGTGACATTAAAATTTGGTACACTTGTATGAGCTTCTCCCATTTGAACTGCACTGGCATACACACTTGGAGGAGCTATTAACATGCCAATTTCTTCCAACCCATCTTGATATTTAATGCTCTTGGTCTCAACAATGACACTCCTACCAGCTGCTTTTGGTGTCCTGTATATCTCATCTGTCTCCCATGTCCTCCCAATAGTGTCATTTCTTGGAGTGATTATAGGTCCTCCCATGTTCAACCTATACAATGTCTGAAACGCATATTTCGTTAGCCCCTCGATCGTCCCGACTGGAGACAGTTCCATGTTCGAGTCAGCTATCAAGTCCATCGGAGCCGAGACGACCTCGATGGCATTGATAAAAGCAGCTGAATTCTTCAATGGGAAGAATGTGATTGACAGTTTTGGGTCAGTGATATTGAGAAGAAACTCCTTAAGAACAAATGTGGAATCATTATTGATGTTGAAGCTATGAAGCAACACATATTTTTCAGTGACTACTGAAAACTTGGCTTCTAAGAGATCAAAGTCATTGCTTTTAACAGGCAAGAAATGGAGGCGTAGCCAATGCCATCCTGGCTCTGccatttgaaaaatgtaaGTAGCTTCTTGGAGGAATATTCTTGCTGTTAAATCGACCGGGGACGGTGCCTTCATCTCCGGTGCAGCGGCTGCTACGAGATGATCGTTGGCCTCTAAGTACTGTTCGGATTGTTCATCAGTTTGGAACAGTCTTCCATCAGGGAGTGCACCAAGTTCCTTGTTGGCTCCACAGTCAATGAGAAAGTTATCTTTGGGAATGAAGGAAGCGCCCGGTCCGACTGCAAATGCAGCGTTCGGGTCGTTAAAGACAAAGCATAGAACAACCAGGAGGATAGCCATCGAAGAAGATGACATTAATGGAGAGGAGATACTTGAAAAtctgttgttttctttgatcTCCATTCCCTCCTGGGTGAGGAGGTCtgaatcaaaaaaagaaaagaaagcaacaCAAAAGGCTAAGGATTTCTAAAAAGAGTGTCTATTATGGCTTTCATTGAACCAATTGGTTATTTTTATCCAACGCTTTTAAATGGATGAGAAGAAGCTTTGAATGATTTCTCAACAAAATTCACCCAACAATTGGTTGAACCAAATTTGTTGGTCCATTGAAGTTCTTGTTGGTTTTTGGtcgctttctttttttagtttcatcACCTAAAACCAAAGTACAGTGTTTTGAAAGAGTCAAAGGCCATAACTTTTGTGGTTTTTGCATCACAAACTCATTTTCAGACCCTTTTGGTGAGCACAATGGAAGGAACAATGTTGGGGGAATAATGATATTATtcattattgttctttttatttagtctattattgaatgaaaatgttCATTCTTATTGCTTGTTAGAATCAAAGTTACAATTTGTTTCAAagaattgttttgttttgttttttaaaattccaaGTCTTTTGAATGGTAATTAACGTTTTTATCCATTAATTTATGTTCGGATTGACTAA
The sequence above is a segment of the Cucurbita pepo subsp. pepo cultivar mu-cu-16 unplaced genomic scaffold, ASM280686v2 Cp4.1_scaffold001245, whole genome shotgun sequence genome. Coding sequences within it:
- the LOC111786263 gene encoding probable receptor-like protein kinase At4g39110, which translates into the protein MEIKENNRFSSISSPLMSSSSMAILLVVLCFVFNDPNAAFAVGPGASFIPKDNFLIDCGANKELGALPDGRLFQTDEQSEQYLEANDHLVAAAAPEMKAPSPVDLTARIFLQEATYIFQMAEPGWHWLRLHFLPVKSNDFDLLEAKFSVVTEKYVLLHSFNINNDSTFVLKEFLLNITDPKLSITFFPLKNSAAFINAIEVVSAPMDLIADSNMELSPVGTIEGLTKYAFQTLYRLNMGGPIITPRNDTIGRTWETDEIYRTPKAAGRSVIVETKSIKYQDGLEEIGMLIAPPSVYASAVQMGEAHTSVPNFNVTWKLEADPSFGYLIRFHFCDIVSKALNNLYFNVYVNGKPAITNLDLSHKLGSLATAYYKDVVVNASLMVGGLTVQIGPANVETGDMNAILNGLEVLKISNSVNSLDGE